One Rhodanobacteraceae bacterium DNA segment encodes these proteins:
- the mutY gene encoding A/G-specific adenine glycosylase, translating to MQSIKRCDDGRAQERDLGGSETDFAGRLLAWFDQHGRHDLPWQHPRTPYRVWLSEVMLQQTQVQTVIPYFEAFLTRFPDLPALAAASLDEVLAQWSGLGYYSRARNLHRAAQICVAQHRGELPDDFHQLLALPGIGRSTAGAILAQAHGARHAILDGNVRRVLSRYRRVAGDPASSTTQAALWQLSESLLPDARLADYTQALMDLGASVCSRTRPTCLLCPLQDDCGAHLTGAVAQFPQARVRRERPLRSCVQLWVQDRQQRLLLKRRSPTGIWAGLWSLPEADTQAAAIEILHGDGLRARSSSVLTSLRHEFTHYSLDIQVLAVEVEAAALTDNDTRWFATPEALALGLPQPVRRLIESQAAACAQPIPAPEVILVSRLIHCVRYGADQEGLVRIPYPGELGQRIFDQVSQRAWGEWLAHQTMLINENRLSPVDPKARAFLRDEMEKYFFGEGSVQPPGFVAP from the coding sequence ATGCAATCCATCAAACGCTGCGACGACGGGAGAGCTCAGGAGCGCGACCTCGGAGGCAGTGAAACCGACTTCGCCGGCCGCCTGCTGGCCTGGTTCGACCAGCATGGTCGCCACGATCTGCCCTGGCAGCATCCCCGCACGCCCTATCGGGTTTGGCTGTCCGAAGTGATGCTGCAGCAAACCCAGGTGCAGACCGTCATTCCCTATTTCGAGGCCTTTCTGACACGCTTCCCGGATCTGCCGGCACTGGCTGCAGCCAGTCTGGACGAGGTGCTGGCGCAATGGTCTGGGTTGGGCTACTACTCGCGGGCGCGCAATCTGCATCGGGCCGCGCAGATCTGTGTCGCGCAGCACCGGGGCGAACTGCCCGACGATTTCCATCAGTTGCTGGCGCTGCCGGGCATTGGTCGATCCACCGCCGGGGCCATCCTTGCGCAGGCTCATGGTGCCCGTCACGCCATCCTCGACGGCAATGTCCGGCGGGTGTTGTCGCGTTATCGAAGGGTCGCTGGTGATCCGGCCAGCAGCACCACACAGGCCGCCCTCTGGCAACTCTCGGAATCGTTGCTCCCCGACGCGCGACTGGCCGACTACACGCAGGCGCTGATGGATCTGGGTGCGTCCGTGTGCAGTCGCACTCGCCCGACCTGCCTGTTGTGTCCGCTGCAGGATGACTGTGGGGCGCATCTGACCGGCGCCGTCGCCCAATTCCCCCAGGCGCGGGTCCGGCGCGAACGGCCACTGCGCAGTTGCGTGCAACTGTGGGTGCAGGACCGCCAGCAGCGCTTGCTGCTGAAGCGGCGATCGCCGACGGGCATTTGGGCGGGCCTTTGGTCCTTGCCTGAAGCCGATACGCAAGCAGCGGCGATTGAAATCCTGCATGGTGATGGATTGCGCGCACGCAGCAGCAGCGTCTTGACCTCTCTGAGGCACGAGTTCACCCATTATTCGCTCGACATCCAGGTCTTGGCGGTTGAAGTCGAAGCAGCCGCCCTCACAGATAACGATACGCGCTGGTTTGCCACCCCCGAGGCACTCGCCCTTGGCCTGCCGCAGCCGGTGCGGCGTTTGATCGAGAGCCAGGCCGCCGCCTGCGCCCAGCCCATTCCCGCCCCTGAGGTAATTCTCGTGTCCCGATTGATCCATTGCGTACGCTACGGCGCCGACCAGGAAGGTCTGGTCCGCATTCCCTATCCCGGCGAACTTGGTCAGCGTATTTTTGATCAGGTCTCGCAGCGCGCCTGGGGCGAATGGCTGGCTCACCAGACCATGCTGATCAACGAGAATCGGCTGTCGCCGGTCGATCCCAAGGCCCGCGCATTTCTGCGCGACGAGATGGAAAAGTACTTCTTCGGCGAAGGCTCGGTACAGCCGCCGGGCTTTGTGGCGCCCTGA
- the ftsY gene encoding signal recognition particle-docking protein FtsY, translating to MFKWFRKDKTDAPVRPPELATPPEESLAAASEAIAADAAVPEVGALTSGSDSERVPESTSAWVDSAATTASTFEREPELEPQPQQEFFDPALAFSSAIDAIAAEPRPAPPPRLSERLAASARALTGSVGTLFKRNPKLDEDLLEELETALIQADIGVVASTELVEGLRVRMRKREFADAHELLAALRKSLHGLIANYALPLQIPSTPRPFVILTVGVNGAGKTTTIGKLAMRYKLAGHSVMLAAGDTFRAAAVEQLKTWGERNQVPVVAQGSGADSASVIFDALQAAKSRNIDVLIADTAGRLHTQGHLMQELAKVKRVLGKIDPGAPHETLLVIDGGTGQNALNQAKQFNQAVGVTGVVVTKLDGTAKGGMVFALCRELGLPLRFIGVGEKREDLREFVADEFVDALLPPELGKA from the coding sequence ATGTTCAAGTGGTTTCGCAAGGACAAGACTGATGCACCGGTTCGACCGCCGGAGCTGGCAACGCCACCCGAGGAGTCGCTCGCGGCCGCCAGTGAGGCGATTGCAGCAGATGCTGCAGTGCCCGAGGTCGGGGCGTTGACGAGTGGTTCGGACTCCGAGCGAGTCCCCGAATCGACTTCCGCTTGGGTAGACAGCGCCGCGACGACCGCCTCGACTTTCGAGAGAGAGCCGGAGCTCGAGCCGCAGCCGCAGCAGGAGTTCTTTGATCCCGCACTGGCCTTCAGCAGCGCCATCGATGCGATCGCGGCCGAGCCCAGGCCCGCGCCGCCGCCCAGGCTCAGCGAGCGGCTGGCGGCATCGGCACGGGCGCTCACCGGCAGCGTGGGTACGCTGTTCAAGCGCAATCCCAAGCTGGATGAGGATCTGCTTGAAGAACTGGAAACGGCGCTGATCCAGGCCGATATCGGCGTCGTCGCCAGCACCGAGCTGGTCGAGGGTCTGCGGGTGCGCATGCGCAAGCGCGAGTTCGCCGATGCCCATGAACTGCTGGCAGCCTTGCGCAAGTCACTGCACGGACTGATCGCCAACTACGCGCTGCCCTTGCAGATTCCGAGCACGCCCCGGCCTTTTGTGATTCTCACGGTGGGCGTCAATGGTGCCGGCAAGACCACCACCATTGGCAAACTGGCGATGCGCTACAAGCTCGCCGGGCATAGTGTGATGCTGGCGGCCGGCGACACCTTTCGGGCGGCCGCGGTCGAACAGCTCAAGACCTGGGGCGAGCGCAATCAGGTGCCGGTGGTGGCCCAGGGCAGCGGCGCCGATTCCGCATCGGTGATCTTCGATGCCCTGCAGGCCGCCAAGTCGCGCAACATCGATGTGCTGATTGCCGATACCGCCGGCCGATTACACACCCAGGGTCATTTGATGCAGGAACTGGCCAAGGTCAAGCGCGTGCTCGGCAAGATCGACCCCGGCGCGCCGCACGAGACCTTGCTGGTCATCGACGGCGGCACCGGCCAGAACGCGCTGAATCAGGCCAAGCAGTTCAACCAGGCCGTGGGCGTCACTGGCGTGGTCGTGACCAAGCTCGATGGCACCGCCAAAGGCGGCATGGTCTTCGCCCTGTGCCGCGAACTCGGTCTGCCGCTGCGCTTCATCGGCGTCGGCGAGAAGCGCGAGGATCTGCGCGAGTTTGTCGCTGACGAATTCGTCGACGCGCTGCTGCCGCCGGAGCTGGGCAAGGCTTGA
- the rsmD gene encoding 16S rRNA (guanine(966)-N(2))-methyltransferase RsmD, protein MGEVRIIGGSLKRSKLPVPDRPGLRPTPDRVRETLFNWLGPSVRGARALDLCAGTGVLGLEALSRGADFVHFNETDFALAAQITSALERFRMADRARVTHDDARQLLAGTVAGGFDLVFVDPPYQASLWPDLLPKLPAWLNPAAKVYVEHPIDVELALDDEWRVLKQARAGRIHYCLLQRTAGSADSLHLRQAASL, encoded by the coding sequence GTGGGTGAAGTCCGCATCATCGGCGGATCGCTCAAGCGCTCCAAGCTTCCGGTGCCGGACCGACCGGGCCTGCGGCCAACGCCGGACCGGGTACGCGAAACCCTGTTCAACTGGCTGGGCCCGAGTGTGCGAGGCGCGCGCGCCCTGGACTTGTGCGCTGGAACTGGTGTGCTGGGGCTGGAAGCACTGTCGCGCGGCGCCGACTTCGTGCACTTCAACGAAACCGACTTCGCTCTGGCGGCCCAGATCACCTCGGCACTGGAACGTTTTCGCATGGCTGATCGGGCACGGGTCACGCACGACGATGCCCGGCAACTGTTGGCTGGCACGGTGGCCGGCGGCTTCGATCTGGTGTTTGTGGATCCGCCCTATCAGGCCTCGCTGTGGCCTGACCTGCTGCCAAAGCTGCCGGCCTGGCTGAACCCCGCTGCCAAGGTCTATGTGGAACATCCGATCGATGTGGAGCTGGCGCTGGACGACGAATGGCGGGTGCTCAAACAGGCGCGCGCCGGGCGAATCCACTACTGTCTCCTGCAGCGCACAGCGGGATCAGCCGATTCCCTTCACCTCCGACAGGCTGCTAGCCTGTGA
- the coaD gene encoding pantetheine-phosphate adenylyltransferase, producing the protein MTNGHVDLVVRAAPLFERLVVGIAHNPIKGPSFGLDERIELAKESLAGIANVEVRGFNSLLAHFVRDIGASVILRGLRAVSDFEYEFQLASMNRHLIPEAETMFLTPAEKFSFISSSLVREVARLGGDVSGFVPPAVQQRLVALWKR; encoded by the coding sequence ATGACCAATGGTCATGTGGATCTGGTGGTGCGCGCCGCTCCGCTGTTCGAGCGACTGGTGGTCGGGATTGCCCACAACCCCATCAAGGGACCCAGCTTCGGCCTGGATGAACGCATCGAACTGGCGAAGGAGTCGCTGGCGGGGATCGCCAACGTCGAAGTGCGAGGCTTCAATTCCTTGCTCGCGCATTTCGTGCGCGATATCGGCGCCTCGGTGATTCTCCGCGGCCTGCGCGCGGTTTCCGACTTTGAGTACGAGTTCCAGCTGGCCAGCATGAACCGGCATCTGATTCCTGAAGCCGAAACCATGTTTCTCACGCCGGCTGAAAAGTTCAGCTTCATTTCTTCATCGCTGGTGCGCGAGGTGGCCAGACTCGGCGGCGATGTCTCCGGATTCGTGCCTCCGGCGGTGCAGCAGCGGCTGGTGGCACTGTGGAAGCGCTGA
- a CDS encoding YfhL family 4Fe-4S dicluster ferredoxin — protein MALLITDQCINCDVCEPVCPNRAIYQGPQVYEIDPSRCTECVGHHEEAQCVVVCPVECIFVDPAIPETREQLLAKAIQLKNEETA, from the coding sequence ATGGCCCTGCTGATCACCGATCAATGCATCAACTGCGACGTCTGTGAGCCCGTGTGCCCCAATCGGGCGATTTATCAGGGACCGCAGGTGTACGAGATTGACCCCAGCCGCTGCACCGAATGCGTGGGCCATCATGAGGAGGCGCAGTGCGTGGTGGTGTGTCCGGTTGAGTGCATCTTTGTGGATCCGGCCATCCCGGAAACCCGCGAGCAGCTGCTGGCCAAGGCCATTCAGCTGAAGAACGAGGAAACGGCATGA
- the ggt gene encoding gamma-glutamyltransferase, whose translation MNTDRPILKHWPRIGLWLILLWLPTLALALAEVKPHAAGIASANKQATEAGFEILAQGGNAFDAAVAVSAALAVVEPESSGLGGGGFFLLHRASDGKAVFVDAREKAPLAATRDMYLDADGNAQRARSVNGALAAGIPGLPAGLVLVAERYGKLPLKQSFAPAIRLARKGYVWSAKNSAMIGFRTEQLAKSEGAAALFLRKGKPPAQGDRVRNPDIARVLERIAREGHRGFYDGDTATTLVKGVKAAGGIWSLDDLAQYQAVEREPLRFEFQGQQILTSPPPSSGGVALVGLFQILSGYPLAEFDRVQRLHVEIEAMRRVYRDRAIYLGDPDFVQVPMQMLLSPYYAAGLRASIHTRKATPSDALPGISAGPEGNDTSHFSIIDSEGNIAAVTQSVNLPFGAAFVVPGTGFVLNNEMDDFSVKPGVPNAFGLIGDDANAIQPGKRPLSSMTPTILLGKDRAAAIGSPGGSRIITMVFLGLSKVLAGSSAAEAVAAPRIHHQYQPDTVSVEPGALSEAELSALSERGYTVAPAERPWGNMQVVIWNKQDGSVDAASDPRWEGVGGGESRDREMIFR comes from the coding sequence ATGAATACCGATCGTCCAATTCTCAAGCACTGGCCGCGGATCGGGCTGTGGCTGATCCTGCTGTGGCTGCCGACGCTGGCGCTGGCCCTGGCCGAGGTCAAGCCCCACGCCGCCGGCATTGCCAGCGCGAACAAACAGGCCACCGAAGCCGGTTTCGAGATCCTGGCGCAGGGCGGCAACGCTTTCGATGCGGCTGTGGCGGTGTCTGCCGCGCTGGCCGTGGTGGAACCCGAAAGCTCAGGTTTGGGCGGGGGCGGCTTCTTCCTGTTGCACCGCGCCAGTGACGGCAAGGCGGTGTTCGTCGATGCGCGTGAGAAGGCCCCGCTGGCGGCGACCCGCGACATGTATCTGGACGCAGACGGCAACGCCCAGCGCGCCCGCAGCGTCAACGGCGCCCTGGCCGCCGGCATTCCTGGCCTGCCGGCTGGCCTGGTGCTGGTGGCCGAACGCTACGGCAAGTTGCCCTTGAAGCAATCGTTTGCGCCGGCCATCCGCCTGGCACGCAAGGGCTATGTCTGGAGCGCAAAGAACTCGGCGATGATCGGATTCCGCACCGAACAGCTGGCCAAGTCCGAAGGCGCCGCCGCGCTGTTTCTGCGCAAGGGCAAGCCGCCGGCCCAGGGTGATCGCGTCAGGAACCCGGACATTGCCAGGGTACTGGAGCGCATCGCCAGAGAGGGGCACCGCGGCTTTTACGATGGGGACACCGCGACAACCCTGGTCAAAGGTGTCAAGGCCGCCGGCGGCATCTGGTCGCTGGATGATCTGGCCCAGTACCAGGCCGTGGAACGCGAGCCGCTGCGCTTCGAGTTCCAGGGTCAGCAGATCCTGACCTCGCCACCGCCCTCTTCCGGCGGCGTCGCTCTGGTCGGCCTCTTTCAGATCCTCAGCGGCTATCCATTGGCAGAGTTTGACCGGGTACAGCGCCTGCATGTGGAAATCGAAGCCATGCGCCGGGTCTATCGCGACCGCGCCATCTACCTTGGCGATCCCGATTTCGTGCAGGTGCCCATGCAGATGTTGCTCAGCCCCTACTACGCGGCCGGATTGCGCGCCTCGATCCACACCCGCAAGGCCACGCCCAGCGATGCATTGCCGGGGATCAGCGCCGGGCCAGAGGGCAACGACACCTCGCACTTCTCGATCATCGACAGCGAGGGGAACATCGCTGCCGTCACCCAGAGCGTGAACCTGCCCTTTGGTGCCGCGTTCGTGGTCCCTGGCACCGGCTTCGTGCTCAACAACGAGATGGACGATTTCTCGGTGAAGCCCGGCGTACCGAACGCCTTTGGGCTGATTGGTGACGACGCCAACGCCATCCAGCCCGGCAAGCGGCCACTGTCGTCGATGACACCAACAATCCTGCTAGGCAAGGACCGGGCCGCCGCCATCGGCTCTCCCGGCGGTAGCCGCATCATCACCATGGTGTTCCTGGGCTTGAGCAAGGTGCTGGCCGGCAGCAGCGCCGCCGAAGCCGTTGCCGCGCCGCGTATCCATCATCAGTATCAGCCCGACACGGTTTCGGTGGAACCGGGCGCACTCAGCGAAGCCGAGCTCAGCGCCTTGAGCGAACGTGGCTACACGGTTGCGCCCGCCGAGCGTCCCTGGGGCAATATGCAGGTGGTCATCTGGAACAAGCAGGACGGCAGTGTCGATGCGGCCTCCGATCCCCGCTGGGAAGGTGTGGGCGGCGGCGAGTCACGCGACCGTGAGATGATCTTCCGATGA
- a CDS encoding MBL fold metallo-hydrolase, translating into MKAWSIEGNTQRLDGGAMFGNVPRAMWERWIQPDEEHRIPLSCRGLLVQLDDGRRVLFETGIGAFFEPKLRQRFGVLEDRHVLLDSLAALGLSDADIDVVVLSHLHFDHAGGLLAAWEEGQPPRLLFPKAQFVVGSDHWQRAQEPHARDRASFIPELNALLADSGRLELVELGPANAIGNPGALPAHCQSLGKDVGFYESHGHTPGLMLSEIGGDGGIVFCADLIPGRAWVHLPVTMGYDRYPELLIDEKRHFLADKLRRDVRLYFTHDPQAAWAALQRDDKGKYSTHDEHASLTAQTLPFA; encoded by the coding sequence ATGAAAGCCTGGTCAATCGAAGGCAATACCCAACGCCTGGACGGTGGCGCCATGTTCGGCAATGTGCCGCGCGCGATGTGGGAACGCTGGATACAGCCCGACGAGGAACACCGCATTCCCTTGTCCTGTCGCGGCCTGCTGGTGCAACTGGATGACGGTCGCCGCGTGCTGTTCGAGACCGGCATCGGTGCCTTCTTCGAACCCAAACTGCGGCAGCGCTTTGGCGTGCTCGAAGATCGCCATGTGCTGCTCGATTCCCTGGCCGCTCTGGGTTTGAGCGATGCCGATATCGATGTCGTGGTGCTCAGCCACCTGCACTTTGACCATGCCGGTGGCTTGCTGGCCGCCTGGGAAGAAGGCCAACCGCCGCGATTGCTGTTTCCCAAGGCGCAGTTCGTCGTTGGCAGCGATCATTGGCAACGCGCGCAGGAACCGCACGCCCGCGACCGGGCGTCCTTCATTCCGGAACTGAACGCACTGCTGGCCGACAGCGGACGACTGGAACTGGTGGAGCTGGGTCCGGCCAACGCCATCGGCAATCCAGGCGCCCTGCCCGCCCACTGCCAGTCGCTGGGCAAGGATGTCGGCTTCTACGAATCGCACGGCCATACGCCGGGACTGATGCTGAGCGAGATCGGCGGCGACGGCGGCATCGTCTTCTGCGCCGATCTGATTCCCGGCCGAGCCTGGGTGCATCTGCCGGTGACCATGGGCTATGACCGCTATCCGGAACTGCTGATCGACGAGAAGCGGCACTTCCTGGCCGACAAGCTGCGCCGCGACGTGCGCCTGTACTTCACCCACGACCCGCAAGCGGCCTGGGCCGCCCTGCAGCGAGACGACAAGGGCAAGTACAGCACCCACGACGAGCATGCGTCGCTGACAGCGCAAACCCTGCCCTTCGCGTAG
- a CDS encoding DUF4920 domain-containing protein: MTLFRPIVTALALFAMNPAFAATTPEPSSVVDGHPVYGAAMPAGEATAIGTALTDSEAYTGKAQKFSGRVTKVCQAKGCWMVLADGENHARVMFGKDDFFIPTDTSGDAVVHGTLSVKTMSEKMARHLADDAGQDSSKIQGDTQEFQIMATSVMLLPSS; this comes from the coding sequence ATGACCCTGTTCCGACCCATCGTCACCGCTCTCGCCCTGTTCGCCATGAACCCGGCTTTCGCCGCCACCACGCCCGAGCCCTCATCCGTCGTCGACGGGCACCCGGTCTACGGCGCAGCCATGCCGGCAGGCGAAGCCACCGCGATCGGAACGGCACTGACCGATAGCGAGGCTTATACGGGCAAAGCCCAGAAATTCAGCGGCCGAGTCACCAAGGTCTGTCAAGCCAAAGGCTGCTGGATGGTCCTGGCCGACGGCGAAAACCACGCCCGCGTGATGTTCGGCAAGGATGATTTCTTCATCCCCACCGATACCAGCGGCGACGCCGTGGTCCACGGGACGCTCAGCGTCAAGACCATGAGCGAAAAGATGGCCAGGCATCTCGCCGATGATGCCGGCCAGGACAGCAGCAAGATTCAAGGTGACACCCAGGAATTTCAGATCATGGCGACGTCGGTGATGCTGCTTCCGTCCAGCTGA
- a CDS encoding peptidylprolyl isomerase, which produces MSKQLLLGLALLALASMAAAQNPRVLLDTDRGPMLLELDSVRAPNTVANFLSYVDDGSYNRSLIQRVVPNFVVQGGGFKESGEGIVKRAAIPSERGNGLQHTTGTVAMALTSTNGVTNVNSATSDFFINTNTNASLNADFTVFGRVVYGYKTLEELNTTPIFFGSEQPIRMPLIRRAVRVASDEFPILPLHTGTWFDPDNSGKGFLIEITKASGATNSDSPILVVSWYDFFEGQQFWTIGSAPFAWGASSVEIPMQISTGGQFGSAYMASQVTSNPQWGVLTIRFSDCSIGSFSYTSVYGNGTIPVRSLTSPLYEKCPGS; this is translated from the coding sequence ATGTCGAAGCAGCTTTTGCTTGGATTGGCGCTGCTGGCGCTGGCTTCGATGGCTGCGGCCCAGAATCCGCGGGTGCTTCTCGATACGGATCGTGGTCCGATGCTGCTGGAACTGGATAGTGTTCGTGCCCCGAACACCGTCGCCAATTTTCTGAGTTACGTCGATGATGGCTCCTACAATCGCTCGCTGATTCAGCGCGTGGTACCCAATTTTGTCGTCCAGGGTGGTGGCTTCAAGGAAAGTGGAGAGGGCATCGTCAAGCGCGCGGCAATCCCCAGCGAGCGCGGGAACGGTCTGCAGCACACGACCGGAACAGTGGCTATGGCCTTGACGTCCACCAATGGTGTCACCAATGTCAACAGTGCTACCTCGGACTTCTTCATCAACACCAATACCAATGCCTCGCTCAATGCCGACTTCACGGTCTTCGGGCGTGTGGTGTATGGCTACAAGACGCTGGAGGAGCTCAACACGACTCCGATCTTCTTCGGCAGCGAGCAGCCGATCCGCATGCCGCTGATCCGCAGGGCGGTGCGCGTGGCGTCGGATGAGTTTCCGATCCTGCCTTTGCACACCGGCACCTGGTTCGATCCGGACAACTCTGGCAAGGGCTTTCTGATCGAGATCACCAAGGCGAGCGGTGCCACCAACAGTGATTCGCCCATCCTGGTGGTGTCCTGGTATGACTTCTTCGAAGGCCAGCAGTTCTGGACCATCGGATCCGCGCCTTTTGCCTGGGGTGCAAGCTCGGTGGAAATCCCGATGCAGATCAGCACCGGCGGTCAGTTCGGCAGCGCCTACATGGCCTCGCAAGTGACCAGCAATCCGCAGTGGGGTGTGCTCACGATCCGTTTCAGTGATTGCAGCATTGGCAGTTTCAGCTACACCTCGGTGTATGGCAACGGCACGATTCCGGTGCGGAGCCTGACCTCGCCGCTGTACGAGAAGTGTCCGGGCAGCTGA
- the pgsA gene encoding CDP-diacylglycerol--glycerol-3-phosphate 3-phosphatidyltransferase, with product MPLNLATYLTLGRIVMIPVLVVLFYAPWEWTHRAAAMVFLAAALTDWLDGWVARRFDQASSFGAFLDPVADKLMVAVALVLVLQRDPHPWLAIACAVIIGREISISALREWMAEIGQRAMVRVGGMGKVKTIVQMAALTMLLWRDPLWKLPIYHVGLVALAIAAVLTLWSAGQYLRAAWRVLQGKESE from the coding sequence ATGCCGCTGAATCTGGCGACCTATCTCACCCTGGGCCGGATTGTGATGATCCCGGTGCTGGTGGTGCTGTTCTATGCGCCCTGGGAGTGGACCCATCGGGCCGCGGCCATGGTGTTTCTGGCGGCCGCACTGACTGATTGGCTGGATGGCTGGGTGGCGCGGCGATTCGATCAGGCCTCCAGCTTTGGCGCCTTTCTCGATCCGGTGGCCGACAAGCTGATGGTGGCCGTGGCACTGGTGCTGGTGCTGCAGCGCGATCCGCACCCCTGGCTGGCGATCGCCTGCGCCGTGATCATCGGTCGTGAAATCAGTATCTCGGCGCTGCGCGAGTGGATGGCCGAGATCGGCCAACGGGCGATGGTTCGGGTGGGCGGCATGGGCAAGGTCAAGACCATCGTGCAGATGGCCGCGTTGACCATGCTGCTGTGGCGCGATCCGCTGTGGAAGCTGCCGATCTACCATGTAGGTCTGGTCGCCCTCGCGATCGCCGCCGTGCTGACCCTTTGGTCTGCGGGCCAATATCTGCGAGCCGCCTGGCGGGTATTGCAGGGCAAGGAGAGCGAATAG
- the uvrC gene encoding excinuclease ABC subunit UvrC, giving the protein MSTDAAAGFDGRDFARTLTTEPGVYRMLGAGDQVLYVGKARNLKARVESYFARGAHDARITSMIMQVQRMEVMVTRTEAEALLLEAQLIKALKPRYNIELRDDKSYPWIRLTAGDEFPRVSFHRGARSAPDRFFGPFPSAWAVRETLNLVHKTFKLRQCEDSVFAHRTRPCLQHQIQRCSAPCVGLIDRHDYAAAVRHACLVLEGRSSTLIDELNAEMERAAGALDFERAAELRDQVATLRRVLATQFVQGERGDLDVIACTSRNGKACIQVLFFRGGMSLGNRSYFPRFLGAATEAEVLRAFVVQHYSEQTAPAELLLSHAIDDQELVAEVLSDQAGRKVKLIDRPRGDRARWVDMAMRTAEAALASELAANATVSARREDLRQLLGLDQAPARIECFDISHTMGEVTVASCVVFDANGPLRSDYRRFNIDGIEPGDDYAAMRQALQRRFARLARGEGMAPDLLLIDGGLGQLRQALEVLTELGIDGILCVGVAKGPERKPGHETLIIAPEMRELEPGPASPGLHLVQQVRDEAHRFAITGHRGRRSKARQKSVLEDIPGVGAKRKRALLKAFGGLQGIARAAVEDLSTVDGIDRALAQRIHDTLHQR; this is encoded by the coding sequence GTGTCCACAGATGCTGCGGCAGGTTTTGACGGTCGGGATTTTGCGCGCACGCTGACCACCGAGCCCGGGGTGTACCGCATGCTCGGTGCGGGCGATCAGGTGCTGTACGTAGGCAAGGCGCGCAATCTCAAGGCCAGGGTCGAGAGCTACTTCGCCCGCGGTGCCCACGATGCCCGCATCACCAGCATGATCATGCAGGTGCAGCGCATGGAGGTCATGGTCACCCGTACCGAGGCCGAAGCGCTGCTGCTGGAAGCACAGCTGATCAAGGCACTGAAACCGCGCTACAACATCGAATTGCGCGACGACAAGAGCTACCCCTGGATACGATTGACGGCCGGCGACGAGTTTCCGCGGGTCAGTTTCCATCGCGGCGCCCGATCCGCGCCAGATCGCTTTTTCGGGCCCTTCCCCAGCGCCTGGGCGGTGCGCGAAACCCTCAATCTGGTGCACAAGACTTTCAAGCTGCGACAGTGCGAAGACAGCGTATTTGCGCACCGCACTCGCCCGTGTCTGCAACACCAGATCCAGCGCTGCAGTGCGCCCTGCGTGGGCCTGATCGACCGCCATGATTACGCCGCTGCGGTGCGGCACGCCTGTCTGGTGCTGGAAGGCCGCAGCTCCACCCTGATCGATGAACTCAATGCCGAGATGGAACGCGCCGCGGGAGCTCTGGATTTCGAGCGTGCCGCCGAGTTGCGCGACCAGGTGGCAACCTTGCGCCGAGTGCTGGCCACCCAGTTCGTCCAGGGAGAGCGCGGCGATCTCGATGTCATTGCCTGCACCAGTCGCAACGGCAAGGCCTGCATCCAGGTGCTGTTCTTCCGCGGTGGCATGAGCCTGGGCAACCGTAGCTACTTCCCACGTTTCCTCGGTGCCGCCACCGAAGCCGAGGTGCTGCGGGCATTTGTGGTTCAGCACTACTCGGAGCAGACGGCGCCCGCTGAACTTCTGCTCAGCCACGCCATCGACGATCAGGAGCTGGTGGCCGAAGTGCTTAGCGATCAGGCTGGGCGCAAGGTCAAGCTGATCGACCGGCCGCGCGGCGACCGAGCCCGCTGGGTGGACATGGCGATGCGCACCGCCGAGGCAGCACTGGCCAGCGAACTGGCGGCCAACGCCACCGTCAGCGCCCGTCGCGAAGACCTGCGTCAGCTGCTTGGTCTGGATCAGGCGCCGGCCCGGATCGAGTGTTTCGACATCAGCCACACCATGGGCGAGGTCACGGTGGCCTCGTGCGTGGTCTTTGACGCCAATGGACCGCTGCGCAGCGACTATCGACGCTTCAACATCGACGGCATCGAGCCCGGCGATGACTACGCGGCCATGCGTCAGGCGCTGCAGCGCCGATTCGCGCGTCTGGCCCGGGGCGAGGGCATGGCGCCTGATCTGCTGTTGATCGATGGCGGTCTGGGTCAGCTGCGCCAGGCCCTGGAGGTGCTGACGGAGCTTGGTATCGACGGAATCCTGTGTGTAGGCGTGGCCAAGGGCCCCGAGCGAAAGCCTGGCCATGAGACCCTGATCATTGCCCCGGAAATGCGCGAACTGGAGCCCGGACCGGCCTCGCCCGGATTGCATCTGGTTCAGCAGGTGCGGGACGAAGCCCATCGTTTTGCCATCACCGGGCATCGCGGACGGCGCAGCAAGGCCCGCCAGAAGTCGGTGCTGGAGGATATTCCGGGCGTTGGCGCGAAGAGAAAACGGGCTTTGCTCAAGGCATTTGGCGGATTACAGGGCATTGCGCGCGCAGCTGTGGAAGACTTGAGCACCGTGGACGGCATCGATCGCGCTCTGGCGCAACGCATCCACGACACCCTGCATCAACGCTGA